GGCTTGGAAAAATGCTGGTTCAATAGGATTGTGTCCTCCAATTTTTTCAAAGCTTCCTCCCAAAATGACACAATCTGCGATTGCATAGAGATTGTTGAGTTCTCCAAGTGCATTAACCAATACAACATCCCCCCAAGATTCTCTAAAATTTGAAAAGGATAGAGAATGCTTTTGGCAAATCCCACGAAGTGTGTCTTGGACTTGCTTAAAGCGTTCTGGGTGGCGTGGAGCGATTAGAAGCTTGGCTTTGGCTTTGGAGGAGATGAAAGAATTGAGGATAAGCTCTTCTTCCCCTTGGTGCGTGGAAGCTCCAAGGATGATGGGGGTATTTTTGGAGTAATGAAAGGAAATAGAAGGGGTTGAGAAGATTTTTAGATTCCCAAAGACTTCTATATTTTTGGCTCCAAGGATTTGAAGTCTTTCTTGATCTATTGGAAGCTGAGCTAAGGTCTGATCAATGAGAGAAAAAAGAGAGCGATAAAAAAAACTCAAAAGCAAGTAGCTTTTGAGTGAAGAATCTGAAATGCGTGCATTGACAAGTAAAGTGTAAGCATTAGATACCTTTGCGACCCAAAAAAGCATTTTCCAAAGCTCTGCTTCTGTGACAACAAGTGTCTTAAGATTTTTGAGATAGGGGAGCCAAAGGGGGAGAAAAATCTCAAAAGGAAGATAGGCAACGCGGAGATTTTGCGGATATTTTTGAGAGAGGGAGGAGAGATATTTAAATCCTGTGGAAGTTGTGCAAGTTAGTAAAATGCGTGCCTGATGCTCTTGATCAAGGAGTGCCTCTAGGATAGGTTCATAGGATTTGCTCTCTCCAAGTGAGCAGGCATGAAACCAGTAGGTGGGATAAAAACGGAGTCGAATTCTTCTTAAAAAGAAGCGAGCAGGAATAGAGTCTTTGTATTTATTTTTAAATGAAAGATAGAGTAAGAGAGGTATTGCAAGGCAA
This DNA window, taken from Helicobacter kayseriensis, encodes the following:
- the waaA gene encoding lipid IV(A) 3-deoxy-D-manno-octulosonic acid transferase; translation: MAFCLAIPLLLYLSFKNKYKDSIPARFFLRRIRLRFYPTYWFHACSLGESKSYEPILEALLDQEHQARILLTCTTSTGFKYLSSLSQKYPQNLRVAYLPFEIFLPLWLPYLKNLKTLVVTEAELWKMLFWVAKVSNAYTLLVNARISDSSLKSYLLLSFFYRSLFSLIDQTLAQLPIDQERLQILGAKNIEVFGNLKIFSTPSISFHYSKNTPIILGASTHQGEEELILNSFISSKAKAKLLIAPRHPERFKQVQDTLRGICQKHSLSFSNFRESWGDVVLVNALGELNNLYAIADCVILGGSFEKIGGHNPIEPAFFQAPILSGKYFYNQKALYALVENILIITPQELPQTLASFDTLPKTKIKNHQHKMQHLIAIIQRTNQWKKPINS